The DNA region CCGCAACGtagttctcaaacaccgTTGGGACGTAAACTTCTGGGAAAGCACCTTTAGAAAAAACAATCAACAAACATGTTTTACCGCAGGCACCGTCACCGACGATCACCAACTTTTTCCTGATCTCTGCTAATCCGGCCATCTTGTGCGCGTTAGTATACGAATTTCTTTGCGGGCAGGGGTATTATGAACACAAAGGGGAAAGACTCTTTTTGGTGGCTGTCGATATTTTGTTTGTATTTCCAACTTTCCATGTGACGCTGTCATTTTATAACACGGCATGGCATGGCTTGTTCTGAAATGGGTGGTGCACGTTATAAATTCTCAACTAGATCCGTCTTTCGATCTGTCCATTCGATAGATCGACTGCTTGATCCAGTCCGCAGCCATGTGTGTCATGATCTTTGAGCTGTTAATTCTAGTGTAATACACGCAAAAAAACAGATCTGTTGAAATCAACCCCTTTCACAATCTCGGTTTTCGCGACATACAACTCCACCACCATTGAGCAAAACTTTTGTGTTCTCACGCTCTTCACGCGGACGTATGATTGTAGATTGCCCGCTGAATGCTACTCACCTCTTCTTACTCACAATTAAAGCAAACAAAGTCTGAAAATGGTTTGCGCgagatctttttttttctacaTAGGAGGGCGTGtgccaaaaattccaacCCCGTACAACTCCGTGCAAGGATGTTGGTAGCACCTACTTGACCTCGTTTAGAAACTGCTGGTACTTTGACGTTTGATGGATCCCGCATTCTGTCTTGGCTTTGCCCTTCCATCTTCCAGCACGCTCATCCTCTCCATCGGCAACTGGCTCCGTCGAGTGCCAATCTCCAATTGATTTGTACCCAAGATCCAGCAACTCATTGTACGGCACATTATGTTCCTTGATGTAGCTTTCAACCATCTTAAAATCCCAGCTTGCGAGAGGACTGATTTTGATCACATTGAGATTGGTGTCAATTTCGATGATGGGCAGTTGTGAACGTGCCCCTCCTTGCGACCTTCTTCTTCCCGTGAACACGGCCTTGATCTTCAGTTCTTTATATGCTCTCTGGAGAGGTTCCACCTTTGCTAGAAAATCGTACTTGAGTTCGTCCTTGGACCAAAGCTCGTCGCCGTATTTTTGCTGGAACTCCTCAGCGGTATCGCAGTCCTTGGGCTTATAAATATGGAGCTTGAATTTTGGGTATTTAGCTCTGACCTTTGCTATGAGATCGTGGGTTTGGGGAAAGTGGTACAGAGTATCGATGAATACCAAATCCACAGGGTCCAAATCCAATTTGTCCAACATATCGAGGATACAAAGTCCTGTCAAACCGAAGGCTGTAGTTTGGAACAAGTTGGGGAATGAGACAAGAGACCATTGCAAAATTTCTTGTGGTGTGAGCTTTGCAAGCATCTTATTGAGATGCTGCAACTGGAATTCCGTGATAACGATGTCTTCCGTCATGAGCAATAGTACTGCCGAGCTTGGTTTTCCACTGATatagtttttttttttgatttataatattttttggtaATGTCATGTGAtgcgacgcgtcgatcgacaGATGATTTCCTGGAAACTAATTTGATTTAGCTAATGACTACTGAACTTTCCAATCCAAACAGAGAATCGCCGCTGGCAGCTGTGGAAACCGAGCTCTCTTCAATAATTGAAACACTGATACATCTCGGTGTTCAAGTGCACGATTTCCAGGGCACAGAGGAGGCCAAAATTGGGCTTTCGAACAATATCAACAAGCTTATAAGTCAATTGCagtcgatctcgtcgaaaaaAGATCTGCAGGACATTTCTATCCCATTAGAGATTGTCAATTACATCGAAGACGGACGCAATCCCGATATCTACACGCGAGAGTTTGTTGATGTGGTGCGAAAGATCAACCAATATTTGTACGGAAAATCGATTGCTTTCCAACAATTTCGAGACATTTTGAGCGCTAAAATCAAATCCGAGTTCCCTGACCTAGAGCAAGAAGTCGAGAGCATCAGGGCGAAGACCAATCTAAAGGATGTCTCTTCATAGGTCTGTGTTGGTGTAAAGATGTACGATTGAATATATGTCGAAAATTTTTTCGATTTACTAGTGGTATTTCTGGTCAAGCATGTTAACGAGAGCACTAAGATTGATAGTGCGGACTAGGAGTCTGCCCAAAAGACAGGTCCGTTGGTACAATGACTTGCCCCCCGAGGTTGAGGAGGAATATGGAAATACCATCGAAGAAATTGGGTATGATGATGATGGATTCCTTCTCAAGGATAGCTTCTACACCGAAAAAACGTTCCAGAATTCGAAGTTCTATCAGCATATGCAGAATGTCCGCGCCGAGCAGGAACACCTGATTGACTTAAAACTGAGATTTCTTGCGAAACAGAACGAAGTAGACGTCGAGGAGCTGCGTAAAAAATTAAACGAGAGAGTCCAAGCACAAGTCAGCCAGGCCCACAAAACTCAGCAGGCTATAAATGACAACATTGCATCTTTTGAAAGAGAAATGAGCTTGCCCTTCAAAGTGGACCTTGTTGGCGATTTGCTAAAAATGCTGAAATTTGAGTCCGATGATCTGGAGAGTTCCCCCGTGTATCAATTTTTGGTGAAAACAGATGCCCGCTTGGCGCAGGATCTCCGTTCTCTGCTGTTGCGTGGTGTTTCTGCAGAGCAGAAAACACAGCTCGAATCCCGATTAAGCCATGGAACCTGGTCAGAAAACAAGAGACGACAATTGCAAGAGCTGATTAAAAAAAGATACGTCGAGTTCGTGAACTACAAACAAAAGAAGGATACCGAGCCTATCTCGATTAACGAAATATTTGACCTTATGGATAAGTATTCAAGTTTTGAGCAAAGCGATCTCTACGAAATCCTACGTGAAATTGATCCTAGATTTGGAACACTTTATGCAGAGGTTCGGACTCTCGCGGAGGGAGAGGAGCGAAAATTACGTCACGTGCAACTGAACAGACTACTTGCCGACGAGAGTTCCGGAATCTGGAAAGTTTTGAATGATCTGGACAGCCGTGAATTCAAGGCTGTCAAAAGTGTCCTTGAAGACGAACGTGCAAAATTCGAGCCATTGGGTGCAGAAAGTTTGGTCTCATATGCGCGTATTGCCGAGAAAGATGAGGATCTGGAGATATTTGATTCCATTGACGAATCTCTGAGTGTTTTCCTGCAAAAAGCTCGCGA from Ogataea parapolymorpha DL-1 chromosome V, whole genome shotgun sequence includes:
- a CDS encoding Mediator of RNA polymerase II transcription subunit 10, with product MTTELSNPNRESPLAAVETELSSIIETLIHLGVQVHDFQGTEEAKIGLSNNINKLISQLQSISSKKDLQDISIPLEIVNYIEDGRNPDIYTREFVDVVRKINQYLYGKSIAFQQFRDILSAKIKSEFPDLEQEVESIRAKTNLKDVSS
- a CDS encoding 37S ribosomal protein S7, mitochondrial, which codes for MLTRALRLIVRTRSLPKRQVRWYNDLPPEVEEEYGNTIEEIGYDDDGFLLKDSFYTEKTFQNSKFYQHMQNVRAEQEHLIDLKLRFLAKQNEVDVEELRKKLNERVQAQVSQAHKTQQAINDNIASFEREMSLPFKVDLVGDLLKMLKFESDDLESSPVYQFLVKTDARLAQDLRSLLLRGVSAEQKTQLESRLSHGTWSENKRRQLQELIKKRYVEFVNYKQKKDTEPISINEIFDLMDKYSSFEQSDLYEILREIDPRFGTLYAEVRTLAEGEERKLRHVQLNRLLADESSGIWKVLNDLDSREFKAVKSVLEDERAKFEPLGAESLVSYARIAEKDEDLEIFDSIDESLSVFLQKARDNENDERVVAQVHDILTTEGPLKDFLEDTKSEQYQKLQAKVNKARIKYHKEVVLNPLTKEIKSLAKEDQSKLSPEVAQINKYYDLFIQTMHQLEQELKNGEYEPISSKVHLEAPSLLDREPTPQQLAEVQKLNRSKRYDAEDDTLRFCAHMIMHGGKRQRARRYINQALYLVYLETRENPVDILKQALDTVAPLVVTRVVKTGFAKNYSIPAALTPRQRMRTGFKWILEASDSRASNDFPVRLAEEILNVHRGNSKLLEKKTSLHKQAVAVRSYLKL
- a CDS encoding Phosphoadenosine phosphosulfate reductase; this translates as MTEDIVITEFQLQHLNKMLAKLTPQEILQWSLVSFPNLFQTTAFGLTGLCILDMLDKLDLDPVDLVFIDTLYHFPQTHDLIAKVRAKYPKFKLHIYKPKDCDTAEEFQQKYGDELWSKDELKYDFLAKVEPLQRAYKELKIKAVFTGRRRSQGGARSQLPIIEIDTNLNVIKISPLASWDFKMVESYIKEHNVPYNELLDLGYKSIGDWHSTEPVADGEDERAGRWKGKAKTECGIHQTSKYQQFLNEVK